One region of Mucilaginibacter gotjawali genomic DNA includes:
- a CDS encoding DUF7674 family protein produces MTKLKNQKIFISELVDTFPQIKSEVFDEDYKKFISLQIGCFRHFTQNAIDAGDLETVKKCFEFVDINFNAVVFRIENSLMISYLGKLEIARDSEVEKLLPVKLKKAKEELAAYYESLSKDETLNKFLADIKTDLSSS; encoded by the coding sequence ATGACAAAATTAAAAAACCAAAAAATCTTCATCAGCGAATTAGTCGACACCTTTCCGCAAATAAAAAGTGAGGTTTTTGATGAAGATTATAAGAAGTTCATCAGTCTGCAAATAGGCTGTTTCAGACATTTTACTCAAAATGCTATCGATGCCGGTGATCTGGAAACGGTAAAAAAGTGTTTTGAGTTCGTCGACATAAACTTCAATGCAGTGGTGTTTAGAATAGAAAATTCTTTAATGATATCCTACCTCGGAAAACTGGAAATTGCAAGAGACAGCGAGGTCGAAAAATTGCTTCCGGTGAAATTAAAAAAAGCCAAAGAGGAATTAGCTGCTTATTACGAATCCCTATCTAAAGATGAAACACTAAACAAATTTTTGGCTGATATAAAAACCGATCTGTCCTCTTCCTGA